GCGGGACTCGACATGATGCCTCGTGGCTGGGTTCCGTTTCAACTCGACCTGTTCGTAGATCGCAGGCGCCACCACGTCGTCGTCGAGATAGTCCGGCCCCGCGCATATTGTTAGACTGGACAGAGATCGTTGCTCAAATCGGTCGGTCCGAGTCTTGGCCTCGTCGCCTAGACTCACTCAGCCCCGCGCACAACGACTTTTCGCCCCCATCTGGAGCAAGAGCGAACCATGAACGCCAACAAGTGGAACTGGCCGGGGCATCGTGGCGGCGGCCTGAGCGTTGCCTCGGCCACCGGCGCACGCTGGTCACTTAAGCAAGCGTTTGGTCATCGAACGCTGTGCGTCTCGGCTCGACTATTTGCTATGGTCGCGTGCCTCGTGACGATGATCGTCACAGCTCGTGCGGCGGAAACTCAGCGTTTGCTGTACGTCGCCACGCCGGGCGTGCGCGATTTGCTCGAATTCGGCGGTCATGGATTGCTGGTTTTCGATATCGACGACGGGCATCGCTTCTTGCGACGCATCCCGACCGGCGGACTCGGCGACGACGGCAAGCCGCTCAACGTGAAAGGCATTTGCGCCTGCGCCCAGACGAAGCGCATCTACATCACCACGTTACAACACGTGCTTTGCTTGGACTTGGAGTCGGAAAAGGTACTCTGGGAGCGTAAATACGACGGCGGTTGCGACCGCCTGGCGATCAGCCCGGATGGGGCGTTCCTGTATGTGCCGTCGCTCGAGAAAGAGCACTGGAACTTTCTCGACGCCGCGACCGGCGAAGTCGTGAAGCGGATCGAACCGCATTCCGGGGCGCACAATACCGTTTGCGGGCTGGCGGGCACGGAAGTCTATCTCGCCGCCTTGCGCTCGCCGTACTTGAAGGTCGTTGACGCCCGGAATCACGCGGTGTTGCGCGACGTTGGGCCGTTTTCACACAGCATCCGCCCGTTCACGGTGAATGGCGCGCAAACGCTCTGTTTCGTGAACCTGAACGAGCTGCTTGGCTTCGAGATCGGCGATCTCAAGACCGGCAAGAAGCTGCATCGCGTTGAAGTCCAGGGCTTCGAAAAAGGCGCCGTCAAACGGCATGGTTGCCCTTCGCACGGGATTGGCCTCACGCCTGATGAAACCGAGATATGGGTCACTGACGCGCACAATCAGCGGCTGCATACCTTCGACAACACGGTGATGCCGCCAAAGCAGCAGGAGAGCATCACGCTCCGTGATGAGCCGGGTTGGGTGACGTTTACGATCCAGGGAGACTACGCTTATCCCTCGACGGGCCAGGTGATCGACGTCAAGTCGAAGCAAATTGTCACGCAATTAACGGACGAAGCAGGCCGCGCGGTGCAGAGCGAGAAGATGCTGGAGATCGACGTGGCGGACGGAGCGCCGGTGCAGAATGGAGACCAGTTCGGGGTGGGAAGGCGGGAATAGTTTTCAGGTTTCAGTTTTCAGTTCATTGTCACGTCGGCGGTGCGTCGGGCTCGCGTGCGTCCAACGCCCGGGGAGGCGTGGTTGCCTGGTTTGCTCCGTTGTTACCCAAGCCGGGGAACGGCCGCTGCTTTTCGAAGAGGTTGACCATTTGTTGTTGTGGTACGACGACGCCGCAACTGATCAGGAATTGGCAGGCCTGATCGATCGTCATGTCGAGGTCGATGACTTCGCTGCGTGGAAGGATCAGCGTCCAGCCGGTGAGTGGCATCGGCGAACTGGGAACCATGATGTTCAGCATGGGCTCATTGGCCGCGGTGCGGATGTCCATCAGGCCTTCGCCGGTGACGAAGCCCAGCGACCAGGCGCCTTTGCGCGGATACTCGATCGCCACGACACGGTTGAATTGAATGTCGTTGTCGCTGAACATCAAATCGGTGACTTGCTTCACCGAGGAATAGACGTTCTTCACCAAAGGCAATTGCAAAATCAACCGCTCGAACAAGTTCCAGAACACGCGGCCGATGCCGGCGGCCAGGAACTTGCCGAAGAAGTACAGCACCAGCACGAACACGCACAGGAACACCGGCACGACGACGTAGTTCGGCAGGTGCTTTACCTCGACATAGACCTGGTAGAACTCGAAGCCGGAACGCGGCGGATCGAGCCCTAGACGGCGCCCACTGGCGACGACGACGTCGTAAACCTTCTCAGGGATGTACTCGCGCGTCGGCAACTGCGCATAGCGACCGTCGTCCGAGTCCTTCACGTTGGGTTCCGCGGTGTCGCGCGGATTCGGCAATTCCGTCCGCACATCCTCGACGGCCCAGGCGACACTGTAACGCGTGCCCGCCTTCACCGGTTCCAGCACGTACGTCTTCACCGTGTTGTAGATCCAGACCAGGATCACAATCGTCAACAACGGCGGCAGCACGACGCCCAGCCCGCGAATGACGGCGCGGCGAAACGGCCGCGGTTTGTTCGCGGATGGTGGCTCGGGCTTGGGGAAGGCGGTGGACATCGAAGTCGATTCTAGTATTTGCGGACCACCGACGCCCAGACGTGAACGTGGCTACCAGTCTCCCGACGCCCGGGCCAACACGACCGCAGCCACCGCTGTCGCCCCGGCCTCCCGAGCCACGCGGCCCATTTCGCCTAGCGTAGCCCCGGTCGTGAGGATGTCATCGACCAGCAACACCCGGGCGTCCTGGAAATCGTAGCCCGCATTGACGCGGAATGCGCCCCGCACATTCGACCGCCGCTCCCGTTGGGGCAACCCCGCCTGCGGCTTGGTAAAGCGTTGCCG
The genomic region above belongs to Planctomycetia bacterium and contains:
- a CDS encoding DUF502 domain-containing protein, encoding MSTAFPKPEPPSANKPRPFRRAVIRGLGVVLPPLLTIVILVWIYNTVKTYVLEPVKAGTRYSVAWAVEDVRTELPNPRDTAEPNVKDSDDGRYAQLPTREYIPEKVYDVVVASGRRLGLDPPRSGFEFYQVYVEVKHLPNYVVVPVFLCVFVLVLYFFGKFLAAGIGRVFWNLFERLILQLPLVKNVYSSVKQVTDLMFSDNDIQFNRVVAIEYPRKGAWSLGFVTGEGLMDIRTAANEPMLNIMVPSSPMPLTGWTLILPRSEVIDLDMTIDQACQFLISCGVVVPQQQMVNLFEKQRPFPGLGNNGANQATTPPRALDAREPDAPPT
- a CDS encoding phosphoribosyltransferase family protein, which translates into the protein NEIRDWRPDLIVPTPMHWLRRAWRGANSPEIVAEAVGAPLQVPCARFGLRRQRFTKPQAGLPQRERRSNVRGAFRVNAGYDFQDARVLLVDDILTTGATLGEMGRVAREAGATAVAAVVLARASGDW